AGCCGCCATCATTGATCCGCGACAGACAATTAGCTTTGCAGCATTGGAACAGGCGGTGCAGCAAACAGCCGGGATGTTGGATCATTCAGGGTTGCGATCGGGTGATGCTGTCTTAGTATTTCAGCCGATGTCGGGAGAGCTTTATGTAGCGCTACTGGCAATCTTTCGACTCGGAGCCGTAGCGATGTTTCTTGATCCCTCTGCCGGGGTTGAGCATTTGGAACGTTGCTGCGCCCTCTATCCGCCTAAAGCCTTGATCGCCAGTTCAAAAGCACATTTGTTGCGGTTAAAATCAGCCGCACTCCGGCAAATTCCGTTAAAAGTGTCGATCGGCTTGCCTGTACCCGGAGCGATCGGGTGGTCTCAGATGCGGCATTATGCTTGCTATCAGCAGATCTTTCCCTGCGCCTCAGACAGTCCAGCATTACTGACTTTTACCAGCGGCAGCACTGGACAACCAAAAGCTGCTCTGCGAACTCATGGTTTTTTGCTGGCACAGCATCGGGTACTTGCAGATAGTTTGCAGTTAAAGCCAGGGACGATCGATCTCACCACACTACCCATCTTTGGACTGGCAAACCTGGCATCCGGCGTGACGAGCTTAATTCCAGATGCTGATTTGCGCTTTCCCGGTCGCATCAACCCGACTAAAGTAGTGGCACAAATTCAACATTATCTTCCCCAAACAACAGCCGCCTCTCCTGCATTTCTGGCGCGACTGGTAAACTACTGTGAGCAACATCAGCTTTCTCTTCCCAGCTTTAAGCAAATCTTCAGCGGCGGTGCGCCTGTCTTTCCCAAACTGCTAGAACGCCTCCAACAGCTTGCCCCCCAGGCAAAAGTAACAGCGGTTTATGGCTCAACGGAAGCCGAACCGATCGCTCACATTGCCTATGATGCAATCCAGCCTGCTGATCACAATGCCATGAGTCAGGGTAGCGGTCTCTTGGTCGGTAAACCTGTGCCGCAAATTCAGCTGCAAATTTTGCCCGATCGCTGGGGAAAGCCGATCGCTGCAGATAGCCTTGATTTACGTTCAACCTGCTTACCGGATCAGGTGGGGGAAATTGTTGTAAGTGGGAATCATGTGCTGCCCGGATATTGGCAGGGACGAGGAGATGAAGAAACAAAGTTTCGGGCAAACGGCATGATCTGGCACCGCACTGGGGATTCAGGCTATCTCGATGAGCAGGGACGGCTCTGGCTCTTGGGGCGCTGTGCTGCCCGGATTACAGATGCTCAAGGTACTCTTTATCCTTTTGCAGTAGAAACTGCTGCGAGTTCCTTTCCTGGGATTGAAAGAACAGCGGTGATGCAACATCAAGGACAGCGAATCTTATTTG
The window above is part of the Trichocoleus sp. genome. Proteins encoded here:
- a CDS encoding AMP-binding protein, producing MMPDRPDTTNIAAILSDWAAQQPNQAAIIDPRQTISFAALEQAVQQTAGMLDHSGLRSGDAVLVFQPMSGELYVALLAIFRLGAVAMFLDPSAGVEHLERCCALYPPKALIASSKAHLLRLKSAALRQIPLKVSIGLPVPGAIGWSQMRHYACYQQIFPCASDSPALLTFTSGSTGQPKAALRTHGFLLAQHRVLADSLQLKPGTIDLTTLPIFGLANLASGVTSLIPDADLRFPGRINPTKVVAQIQHYLPQTTAASPAFLARLVNYCEQHQLSLPSFKQIFSGGAPVFPKLLERLQQLAPQAKVTAVYGSTEAEPIAHIAYDAIQPADHNAMSQGSGLLVGKPVPQIQLQILPDRWGKPIAADSLDLRSTCLPDQVGEIVVSGNHVLPGYWQGRGDEETKFRANGMIWHRTGDSGYLDEQGRLWLLGRCAARITDAQGTLYPFAVETAASSFPGIERTAVMQHQGQRILFVELQPAIGKHFEKSKADLTALQEALKWAHLECCKICEYIPVDRRHNAKIDYQALQKYLKKD